One Xenopus tropicalis strain Nigerian chromosome 8, UCB_Xtro_10.0, whole genome shotgun sequence genomic window carries:
- the LOC116406874 gene encoding protein kinase C delta type-like isoform X1, which translates to MCFTLLVCFPDQNHAYIILEYIRGGTLMAGMRKAGHLEEDAIAFYSAEMICGLQFLHSKGIIHRDLKPANIMLDQESHIKIVDFGLAKENISGNDTTTRKAGTPRYMAPEVIEEKEYNAAADWWSLGIIIYQMATYTFPFTSPMGKQLSPLTDEPFYPSWLSDELVDLLQAVSISKLYCRIM; encoded by the exons ATGTGTTTCACTCTCCTTGTTTGCTTCCCTGACCAGAACCATGCCTATATCATCCTGGAGTACATCAGAGGGGGCACTCTTATGGCTGGGATGAGGAAAGCAGGGCACCTGGAGGAAGACGCCATTGC ttTTTACTCAGCAGAGATGATTTGTGGCCTTCAGTTCCTTCATTCCAAGGGGATCATCCATCG CGACCTGAAACCAGCTAATATAATGCTAGACCAAGAAAGTCACATAAAAATAGTTGACTTTGGTCTAGCAAAGGAAAACATCTCCGGGAACGACACCACCACACGCAAGGCTGGAACACCTCGCTATATGGCACCGGAG GTGATTGAAGAAAAGGAGTATAATGCAGCAGCTGATTGGTGGTCATTGGGTATCATCATCTACCAAATGGCCACCTACACATTCCCATTTACCAGCCCAATGGGGAAACAACTATCTCCACTCACGGATGAGCCCTTTTATCCCAGCTGGCTCAGTGATGAACTGGTGGACCTCCTGCAAGCGGTGAGTATAAGCAAATTATACTGTAGAATAATGTAA
- the LOC116406874 gene encoding protein kinase C delta type-like isoform X2: MAGMRKAGHLEEDAIAFYSAEMICGLQFLHSKGIIHRDLKPANIMLDQESHIKIVDFGLAKENISGNDTTTRKAGTPRYMAPEVIEEKEYNAAADWWSLGIIIYQMATYTFPFTSPMGKQLSPLTDEPFYPSWLSDELVDLLQAVSISKLYCRIM, from the exons ATGGCTGGGATGAGGAAAGCAGGGCACCTGGAGGAAGACGCCATTGC ttTTTACTCAGCAGAGATGATTTGTGGCCTTCAGTTCCTTCATTCCAAGGGGATCATCCATCG CGACCTGAAACCAGCTAATATAATGCTAGACCAAGAAAGTCACATAAAAATAGTTGACTTTGGTCTAGCAAAGGAAAACATCTCCGGGAACGACACCACCACACGCAAGGCTGGAACACCTCGCTATATGGCACCGGAG GTGATTGAAGAAAAGGAGTATAATGCAGCAGCTGATTGGTGGTCATTGGGTATCATCATCTACCAAATGGCCACCTACACATTCCCATTTACCAGCCCAATGGGGAAACAACTATCTCCACTCACGGATGAGCCCTTTTATCCCAGCTGGCTCAGTGATGAACTGGTGGACCTCCTGCAAGCGGTGAGTATAAGCAAATTATACTGTAGAATAATGTAA